From Brevibacillus marinus, a single genomic window includes:
- a CDS encoding site-2 protease family protein, whose amino-acid sequence MDFQLFHFDWKTVPFRMLAFVIAFSLHEWAHAYVAWRLGDDTAKREGRLTVNPIPHIDPFGLIMILFGPFGWARPVPFNPLQFRGNKRLGIVLVAAAGPFVNLILAVLFAIVLLAVYQAGLLETMGDKASFALEYTLVFGVLINCGLFVFNLLPIHPLDGSKILRFLAPRRWDRFFYQLETYGPWLLLLLIFIPGLSSAIFGVPLQWLLMGVQRLAVLILGL is encoded by the coding sequence ATGGACTTTCAACTGTTTCATTTTGATTGGAAAACGGTACCGTTTCGCATGCTTGCTTTTGTCATCGCGTTCTCGCTGCATGAATGGGCACACGCCTACGTGGCCTGGCGGCTGGGAGACGACACGGCCAAGCGGGAGGGGCGCTTGACGGTCAATCCGATACCGCACATTGATCCCTTTGGCTTGATCATGATTTTGTTCGGTCCGTTTGGCTGGGCGCGGCCTGTTCCGTTTAATCCGCTCCAGTTCCGCGGCAACAAGCGGCTGGGCATTGTGCTGGTCGCGGCAGCGGGCCCGTTTGTCAACCTGATCCTGGCTGTGCTGTTTGCGATCGTGCTGCTGGCCGTCTATCAAGCGGGCCTTCTCGAGACGATGGGGGACAAAGCTTCCTTTGCCTTGGAGTACACGCTTGTGTTTGGCGTGTTGATCAACTGCGGGTTATTCGTCTTTAACCTGCTGCCCATCCATCCGCTGGACGGTTCCAAAATTCTTCGCTTCCTGGCGCCGCGTCGTTGGGACCGCTTTTTCTACCAATTGGAAACATACGGACCGTGGTTGTTGCTGCTGCTTATCTTTATTCCCGGATTAAGCAGTGCCATTTTCGGCGTGCCGCTGCAGTGGCTGCTCATGGGCGTGCAGCGGCTGGCCGTGCTGATTCTCGGGTTGTAG
- a CDS encoding peptidylprolyl isomerase yields the protein MKKGQIIMESGNVINLEFFPDDAPNTVANFEKLANQGFYNGLTFHRVIPGFVAQGGCPYGTGTGGAGYTIKCETAGNPHKHLRGSLSMAHAGKDTGSSQFFICYDAFPHLDGVHTVFGRVTSGMEYVDQIKQGDRMKEVKVWDE from the coding sequence ATGAAAAAAGGACAGATCATCATGGAAAGCGGGAATGTCATCAACCTGGAGTTTTTTCCAGATGATGCACCCAATACGGTGGCAAACTTTGAGAAATTGGCCAATCAAGGGTTTTATAACGGGTTGACGTTTCATCGGGTGATTCCCGGTTTTGTCGCGCAGGGCGGATGTCCTTATGGAACCGGAACAGGCGGCGCGGGTTACACCATTAAATGTGAAACCGCGGGCAATCCGCACAAGCATTTGCGCGGTTCGTTATCGATGGCCCATGCGGGCAAGGATACGGGAAGCAGCCAGTTCTTTATCTGCTACGACGCCTTCCCTCATCTGGACGGCGTGCATACGGTGTTCGGCCGGGTTACCTCGGGGATGGAGTACGTGGACCAGATTAAGCAAGGGGACAGAATGAAAGAGGTAAAGGTTTGGGATGAATAA
- a CDS encoding segregation and condensation protein A: MAYSIKLDSFEGPLDLLLHLIDKAEVDIYDIPIAEITEQYLQILEEAQERQLEVASEFVVMAATLLSIKSKMLLPAKKEEHVFQPLLDIEVEESDPREELVQRLLEYKRYKLIAEQLRAMETGRSQVYTRPAEDLSPYIRDEQPVLHVTLYDMLSALEKLYKRRLEPQPLASVARDEISVKDRMQQISELLSVAGGTIRFSQLFSAAVSKTELVTTFLAILELMKEKRVMCIQNRLFSDILICAYSESEGGERDGLRQAEEYH; encoded by the coding sequence GTGGCTTACAGCATCAAGCTTGATTCGTTTGAAGGGCCGCTCGATTTGCTGCTGCACCTGATTGACAAGGCCGAGGTGGATATCTACGACATTCCAATTGCGGAAATTACGGAACAGTACCTGCAGATCCTGGAGGAGGCACAGGAACGGCAGTTGGAGGTAGCCAGCGAGTTCGTCGTGATGGCGGCTACGCTGCTATCGATCAAAAGCAAAATGCTGCTGCCCGCGAAAAAAGAAGAACACGTCTTCCAACCGCTGTTGGACATCGAGGTGGAAGAGAGCGATCCGCGCGAGGAGCTGGTGCAGCGGCTGTTGGAGTATAAACGGTACAAACTGATTGCCGAGCAACTGCGAGCGATGGAAACGGGGCGCAGTCAGGTTTACACCCGTCCGGCTGAAGATCTCAGCCCGTACATTCGCGATGAGCAGCCGGTGTTACACGTCACGCTCTACGACATGCTGTCTGCCCTGGAAAAGCTGTACAAGCGGCGGCTTGAGCCGCAGCCGCTGGCGAGCGTGGCGCGGGATGAGATTTCGGTCAAGGACCGGATGCAGCAGATCAGCGAGTTGCTGAGCGTGGCTGGCGGTACGATCCGCTTTTCGCAGCTGTTTTCCGCAGCTGTGAGCAAGACGGAGCTCGTCACCACGTTTCTCGCGATTCTCGAGCTGATGAAGGAAAAACGGGTGATGTGCATCCAAAACCGGTTGTTCTCCGACATCTTGATTTGTGCGTACAGCGAATCGGAAGGAGGGGAGCGGGATGGATTACGACAAGCTGAAGAGTATCATTGA
- a CDS encoding Lrp/AsnC family transcriptional regulator, producing the protein MDHIDKQILERLQVDGRISLSQLSKELRLSRPSVTERMRRLQERGIVEGFTARISPAALDKNILVLIQLRELKSECKTFEEFVKADTEIIECHRVTGDSCYVMKAAVSSLERLEALIDRLLPYGQVQTSIVLSSPVTHRVLLP; encoded by the coding sequence GTGGACCACATCGACAAACAAATCCTGGAGCGGCTGCAGGTGGACGGCCGCATCTCGCTTAGCCAGCTGTCGAAAGAACTGCGTCTCAGCCGGCCAAGTGTGACCGAGCGGATGCGCAGGCTGCAGGAAAGGGGGATCGTGGAAGGCTTTACCGCCCGCATTTCGCCCGCCGCGCTTGACAAAAACATCCTGGTGCTGATCCAGCTCCGTGAACTGAAGAGCGAATGCAAGACTTTTGAAGAATTTGTGAAAGCGGATACGGAGATTATCGAGTGTCACCGCGTCACCGGCGACAGCTGTTACGTGATGAAAGCGGCCGTTTCCTCGCTGGAACGGCTGGAAGCGTTGATTGACCGGCTGCTCCCCTACGGACAGGTGCAGACCTCGATCGTTTTGTCGTCACCCGTAACCCACCGCGTTCTCCTGCCGTAA